A window of the Poecile atricapillus isolate bPoeAtr1 chromosome 17, bPoeAtr1.hap1, whole genome shotgun sequence genome harbors these coding sequences:
- the C17H17orf75 gene encoding protein Njmu-R1: MLPALPDGDERELESSEEGGGAGEERRPERHGCTYHGLYGYRRSVRQGAAGGDGSAGGAVAHTPSTEDFSLSLLDTNLPAEAETELRSFIAKRLTKGALFEGMGNVVSVGLSIPESKVGCYYCRFQQESLLEMATLESDINTPEYVVCFLGGSEKGLELFRLELDKYIQNLKINFDLEQKNLETCVSPYLRSWFEDAICPIQRVVQLFQDKLASLLHAALSYTPVEVKNADERTEKDISRFLAAASLQGLVQEGTMTSLCIAMTEEQHKSMVIDCSGPQPQLHNAGSNRFCEDWMQAFVNGAEGGNPFLFRQILENFKLKAIQDINNLKRFIRQAEMNHYALFKCYLFLRNCGSGDILLKIVKVEHAEMPEARNVVTVLEEFMRETSVA; encoded by the exons atGCTACCGGCGCTGCCGGACGGCGATGAACGGGAGCTGGAGAGCAGCGAGGAGGGCGGTGGCGCGGGCGAGGAGCGGCGGCCGGAGCGGCATGGCTGCACCTACCACGGTCTCTATGGCTACCGCAG GTCCGTGCGGCAGGGAGCTGCCGGCGGGGATGGCAGTGCCGGCGGCGCCGTGGCACACACACCCTCCACCGAAGACTTCAG CCTCTCCTTACTGGACACCAATTTACCAGCTGAAGCAGAGACGGAGTTGCGCAGTTTCATCGCTAAGCGTCTTACTAAAGGAGCGCTCTTTGAAGGAATGGGGAATGTAGTATCAGTGGGGCTGAG CATACCAGAAAGTAAAGTTGGTTGTTACTACTGTCGTTTCCAACAAGAAAGTCTTCTGGAAATGGCAACGTTGGAATCAGACATTAACACTCCAGAATATGTGGTTTGTTTCTTAGGTGGCTCAGAGAAAGGTCTGGAACT TTTCAGGCTTGAGCTGGACAAGTACATTCAAAATCTGAAGATAAACTTTGATTTGGAG CAAAAAAATTTGGAGACCTGTGTTAGCCCCTACCTGAGGAGCTGGTTTGAGGATGCCATCTGCCCTATCCAGAGAGTTGTGCAGCTCTTCCAGGACAAACTTGCCTCTCTATTACATGCT gCTCTGAGTTACACTCCTGTAGAAGTCAAAAATGCAgatgaaagaacagaaaaggacATCAGCAG GTTCCTGGCAGCTGCCAGCCTCCAAGGACTTGTCCAGGAAGGCACAATGACCTCCCTGTGCATTGCCATGACAGAGGAACAGCACAAGTCCATGGTTATAGACTGCAGTGGACCTCAGCCCCAGCTGCATAATGCAG GAAGCAACAGATTCTGTGAGGACTGGATGCAAGCTTTTGTGAATGGTGCTGAGGGTGGAAATCCATTTCTCTTCCGGCAGATTTTGGAAAACTTTAAATTGAAG GCTATTCAGGATATTAACAACCTGAAGAGGTTCATCCGCCAGGCTGAAATGAACCACTATGCTTTGTTCAAGTGCTACCTGTTCCTAAGGAACTGTGGCAGTGGAGACATCCTGCTGAAGATTGTGAAAGTAGAACATGCAGAAATGCCAGAAGCCAGGAACGTAGTGACTGTCCTGGAAGAATTCATGAGAGAAACATCAGTGGCTTAA